The genomic region GACCTCGCGGTGGAGTCGCCGTCCTCACGCCGGAGCGCGAGGACGGCGACCCGAGCGCGAGGATCAGCCGCCGCGGGCCACCCGCAGCGCAGCGGCGACCAGCGGCGCCTGCAGCGGCAGGCGGACGGCGGCGACCGTCAGCGGGAGCGGCTTCCTCGGCACCACGCGGAACGTGTGCAGGTGCGCCGGCACGAACGCGAGCAGCAGGCCGGCCGCCGCCCATCCCCCGGTCCGCCGGGTCACGGACGCCGACAGCAGCGCCGCCGTCCCGATCTCGGCGACACCGCTCACGAGCACCCAGCGCCGGGCATCGCCCAGCTCCGGCGGCACCAGCCACTCGTAGGTCCGCGGGCGCACCAGGTGCAGCACCCCCGACCCACCGAGCAACGCCGCCAACCCCATCGCCCCGCCCGGTCTCCGCATGCGGTCACCGTAGGCTCGCCTGCCGTGCCCGCCGTCGACCTGGTCATCGCCGCAGCCGTGGCCTTCCTCGCCGGGGTCATCAACTCGATCGCCGGTGGCGGCTCGCTGATCCTCTTCCCCACCCTGGTCGCGCTGGGCCTGCCCACCGTCGCCGCGAACGTCACGAACTCCGTCGCCCAGTGGCCGGGGTACCTGGGCGGGGTCGTCGGCTTCCGCAGCGAGTACGCCGGTCAGCGCGGCCGGCTCGTGCGGTTCGGGCTGGTCGCGCTCCTGGGCGGGACGGCGGGCAGCGTCCTCCTCCTGACGACGCCGTCGGCGGCCTTCGACGTCGTCGTCCCGGTGCTCGTCCTCCTGGCCAGCCTGCTGCTGGCCGTCCAGCCGATCGTGACCCGGCGGCTGAAACGGGACGAGGACGGCGGTCCGCGCCGCGACCCCGTCTGGGTGTACGTCGCTCTCTTCGCCGCGACCGTGTACGGCGGCTACTTCGGCGGCGCGCTCGGCGTGATCCTCGTCGGTGTGCTGGGCATCGCGCTGCACCGGCTCAAGCTGGCCAACGCGCTGAAGTCCGCGCTGTCGGCGATCACCGCCACTGTCACGCTCGTCGTCTTCGGATTCTTCGGCGACGTGCACTGGGACGTCGTCGCGGTCGCGGCGCCCGCGAGTCTGGTCGGCGGCTTCCTCGGGGCCCGCATCGCCACCCGCATCCCCACGACGCCGCTGCGGGTTTTCATCGTGACCTTCGGCGTCGCCGTCTCGGTCTACCTGTTCCTCCGGATCTGAGCTCGATCGGCGAGTCTGCTCAGCGCAGGTGCGAGGTGTCGTTCACCAGGCGCACCGACGCCCGCCCGTCCGAGGACCAGGCGACCGAGCAGAGCGACGCCGCCTCCAGGAACACCCGGTGCACCACGTCGTCACCGGCGCCCAGCGCGGCCGCCAGCATCAGCTTGATCGGCGTCACGTGGCTGACCACCAGCACGGTCCGGCCGGAGTGCTCGGAGAGGATCCGCCGACGGGCCCGGGCCACGCGGGCGCTCACGTCGGCGACGGACTCACCGCCCGGCGCGGAGACGGTGACGTCCTCGAGGAGACGACGGGCGGCAAGCGGGTGCCGGGCGCGCGCCTCGTCGAAGGTCAGGCCCTCGAGGTCACCGAAATCGAGTTCGACCAGGTCCTCGTCGACGGTGACCGGGAGTCCGAGCTCCGCGGCGATGATCTCCGCGGTCTCCCGCGTCCGCCGCAGCGGCGAGGCGATCACCACCTCGATCCCGAGACCCTTGGCCCGGTCCGCGGCGGCCTCCGCCTCGGCGCGCCCGGTGCGCGACAAGGGCAGGACGTTACGGCCACTGAACCGTCGTTCGGGGGTGTGCTCGGTCTGCCCGTGGCGCAGCAGGTGCGTGACCGTGGTGACGACCGGCGCAGGTTCCGCGGCCGGCTGGACGTCGTCCTCCAGGACGACGGGCTCGGCGGCCGGGTCCCGGTGGACCGGCCTGCCGTCCATCGCGCTGTTGGCCAGGGCATCGGCGGCGCCGTTCTGCGCGCGGGGCACCCAGGTGTAGCGGACGTCGGCGAGCTGCCGGGCGAGCTTGCGCGCCTGCAGGGCGAGCTGCTGCATGTCGGGGTGCTTGATCTTCCAGCGGCCCGACATCTGCTCGACGACCAGCTTGGAGTCCATCCGGACCTCGACGCTCGCGGTCGGGTCGAGGTCGAGGGCGGCCTGCAGCCCGGCCACCAGGCCGCCGTACTCGGCGACGTTGTTCGTCGCCCGCCCGACGGCGGCGGCCCGCTCGGCCAGGACCCGCCCGGTGTCCGCGTCACGCACGAGCGCGCCGTAACCGGCCGGGCCGGGATTGCCCCGCGACCCGCCGTCGGCCTCGACGACCAGCCGCCGGCTCACGGCCACGACCAGGGAGCAGTTATGGCCATAACTGCCGGGACAGTGCTCACAGCCCGGACTCGGCGGTGCGCACCAGGATGCGGCCGCAGTTCTCGCAGCGCACGACCTCGTGCGGGTCGGCCTTGCGGACGGCGGCCAGCTCGTTGCCGTAGAGCTCGAGCCGGCAGCCCTGGCACGCCCGGGCCCGGAGCATGGCCGCGCCGGTGCTGCCGGTCTGCACGCGGATGCGGTCGTAGAACGAGAGCAGCGGCGCGGAGATGACCCCGGCGACCTCCGCCCGTGCGGCCTCGTGGCGCGCCGTGCCGTCGGCGATGTCGGCGAGCGCGCCGTCGCGCAGCTGCTCGGCCCGCTCCCGGTCCGCGCGCGCCTGCTCGAGGCCCTGCTGTGCGGCGCGGAGGGTGGCCTCGGCGTCCTCGAGGCGCTGCATGAGCTCGAGCTCCTGGTCCTCCAGATCGGACTGGCGACGCTTCAGCGACTCCAGCTCGTGCTGGAGGTTGGTCATCTCCTTGGGCGAGACGCTGCCGGAGTCCAGCAGCCGCTGGTCCTTGGTCTCCCGCGCCCGCACCGTCTCGACGTCGGACTCCAGGCGCTTCACCTCGCGGCCCAGGTCGCGCACCTCGGTCTCGGACCGGACGACGTCGGCGGACAGCGCCCGCTCGGCCTCCTCGGCCGCTGCCACGGCGGCGACCTCCGGCAGGTTCCGCTGCCGGTGCGCCAGCTGGGTCAGCGCAATGTCTTCAGCGGCAAGGTCCAGCAGCTTCTGCTGCTCGAAGTGGTCGGCCTTCACCCGGTCAACCTACCTGCGCCGGGTTCCCGCTCCGCCGGCCGCGACGGCCGACCGGGGCGGTCACCGGAGAGCGAGGTCCGCCTCCACCGCGGCCACCGCTTCCGCGGGCGCGGGCAGGCCCCCCGACGCCAGCACCGCGCCGTCGACGATCAGCGAGGACACCGCGAGCCCGGCCCGGACCGAGCGTCCCAGCGCCGCCCCCCGGAGGCCGCGCCGGCGGCCACCCCTGACCAGCTCCGGCACGAGCCACAGCCAGTTGGACGGCGAGACGATCTCGACGGCGACGTCGGCCGGCAGTGCCGCGCGGAGTTCGCGGTACACCGGACCGACGTCGTCGTCGGGGTCGTCGAGCCGCTCGTGGCAGTGCGAGCCGCCCTCGTCGAACGGCCGCACGTCGCCGCTGCAGCACCCACCGGACGCTGCGACGGCGCGCGGACCGCGGACGAGGACGACCCGCGAGCTCACTGCCGATCGCTCCCGGACGGTCCGCCCAGCGGACGGTCCGACGTGGCCACGTCCGGATTGGCCTTGGCCACCGCGTCGGGTTCCCCGCCGTCCGTCGTCACCCCGGCGGCCCGGTCGCGGAACGCCGAGCGCAGCGCGAGGGCGGCCTCCGCGATCAGCCAGACGGCCAGGACGAAGATGAGCGCGTCCAGCGGAGCGAGCACCCACTGGTCGGCCTCGATGAAGTTCCGCAGGTTCAGCACCAGCGCCCACGTCGTGACGATCATCAGGAACACCAGCGGGATGATCACCGCGACCGGGTTGCGGCCGCGTCGGGTCACCCACACCGCGATGACGGCCAGCGCGAGCCCGGCCGTGAGCTGGTTGGTGGTCCCGAACAGCTGCCACAGGACGCCGAACGTGTACCCGGCCTCACCGCCGCCCGGCAGCAGTGCCATGGCCAGCGGGATCACGACCGCGACGGTGGTGGCGACCGTGAGGTTGCGGGCCAGCACGCGCACCCTGATGAGTTCGCCGATCTCCTGGACGACGTAGCGCTGCAGGCGCACGCCGGTGTCCATGGTGGTCGCGGCGAAGCTGATCACGACGACGGCCGCGAAGATGGTGGCGAGGTCCAGCGGGATGCCGATGTTGTTGGCGAAGACGGCGACCCCGTTCACGAAGTTGCCCACCGCGCCCCCGGACGCGGTGGCGAAGTCGGGGTACAGCGCCTCCCAGTCCGCCTGCGAGGCGGCGACGCCGGCCGTCGCGGCCAGGACGGCGCCGGTGGCCAGCGAGCCCTCGCCGACCGCCCCCATGTAGCCGACGTAGCGCCCGTCGGTTTCCTTGTCCAGCTGCTTGGACGTCGTCCCCGACGAGACCAGCGAGTGGAAACCGGAGACCGCGCCGCAGGCCACGGTGATGAAGAGGAACGGGAAGAAGCTCGGGGAGCCCTCGGGCACGTCGTTGAGCACCGGCGCCTGGATCGTGTTCATGCCGACGATCAGGCCGAGGCCGATGATGCCGAGCGCGATGAACAGCTGGTGGCTGTTGATGTAGTCACGCGGCTGCAGCAGCATCCAGACCGGGATGCGCGAGGCGACCCAGGTGTAGACGAAGAGCAGGACGACCCAGACGTTGCGGGTCTGCTCGACGCCGAGCGCCTCGGCCAGCCCGTCGAGCGAGATCGGGAACGCGTTGCCGACGAGGATCAGCGCGTACAGCAGGATCACGCCGACGATCGACGGGATCAGCGCCGACGAGCGCGTCTTGTAGATGTACTGCCCGATCGCCATGGCCAACGGGATCTCCACGACGATCGGGATGACCGCGCCCGGGTTGGCCACGAACAGGTTGCCGATGACGACGGCGAACACCGCGTTCACCAGGGTCAGCAGGAAGAAGATGATCGCGAGGAACAGCATCCGCGCCCGGCCGTTGATGACCTCGCCGGCCAGGGTGCCGATGCTCTTGGCCTTGTGCCGCACCGAGACGGCGAGGGCGCCGAAGTCGTGGACGCCGGCGGCGAAGATGGTGCCGAGGACGATCCAGGTCAGCGCCGGGCCCCAGCCCCAGAAGACCGCGATGGCCGGGCCCACGATCGGGGCCGCACCGGCGACCGAGGTGAAGTGGTGGCCGAAGACCACGTGCTTGTTGGTCGGCACGAAGTCGATGCCGTCGTTGAACTGGTGCGCCGGCGTGACGTACGCCGGGTCGAGCGCGTACACCTTCTTGGCCAGGTAACTGGAGTAGTAGCGGTAGCCGAGGAAGAACAACACCCCGACCACGGCGGCCACGACGAACGCGGGCAAGGCAACTCCCAGATCCAGGGGCGGCACGATTGCCGCCGTCAGAGGCAGTAGACAACCAGGTAAGCGAGGTCACAAGGGTGCGGGAGTCGCTTCACTCAGCCGGTGTAGCCGAACTGTTATGGCGCACCGAGGACGGCCCTCCGGGCGCGACCGGCGTCGTCCCGCTGATGCTGGGTGGCCGGCCGGCCGTGGCGCTGCCCTGGGTGCACGCCGAGACGGCGCGTGCAGCGGCCGGCGCCGACACCGCCGCCCTGGTCCTCTCCGACCCGCGGCTGACCGGTTCGAACTGGGAGCCCCTCGCCGCCGTCGGTCGGCTCACGCTGCTCGAGGACGGCGACGGCAGCGTCTTCACCGAGTCCCTGCTCGACCAGGAACTGCGCAAGCACCCGCCGTCCCGGGTTCTCGCCGATTCGCACATGCTCCGCCGGGAGCACTGGTGGTACCTGCCGCGCCTGATCCTGGTGCTCGACGTCGACCGGGTCGCGCCGGTCGCCCGGCGTGAGGGGCCGGCCGACGCCGTCCTCGCGGTCGACGACGGCGGCCTGCAGATCGCGACGGTCCGGGTCGCCGACTGGTCGGCGTCACCGCTGGAGCTCCGCGGACCCGTGCCGGACGCCGAGGGACCGGCCGTGCTCATCGGCCAGGAGCTGTCGGTGCCCGACGTCGAGCGCTGGACGGTGCACACCACGACGGGGCGGTACGCCGGCGATCGGCTCTCCGACGTGCGGCCGGCCGGGAACCGCGACCTGGAACCGGTGCCGGGCCTCTTCGCCCGGGTGCGCCGCCAGCGTGCGCTGGAGCGGGGCTGCATCTCGGCGCTCCGGGCCGCCGGCCACGCGTGAGGGCGGATCAGGCTCCCGCGCGCCAGGTCCAGGGGTCAGTGCGCAGCTGCGACACGGCCACCTCCACCTGCCCCGCCAGGTCGCGGGAGAGCCGGTCGGCGGCCACCGGCAGCCAGGGCCACTCGGACGCGTAGTGCGCCACGTCGCAGAGGGCGGGGCCGTCGACCTCGCCGGCGTCCGACACGGGGTGGTGCTTGAGATCGCTGGTCAGCAGCACGTCGGCGCCGGCGGCTGCCGCCGCGGCGAGCAAGGATCCCCCGCTGCCGCCGCAGACCGCGACCCGGCGGATCACCCGGTCGGGATCGCCGGCCGCTCGCACGCCGCCGACCGTCGTCGGCAGGGCGGCGGCCACGTGCCCGGCGAAGGCACTCAGCGTCATCGGTTCCGGGAGCTCCCCCACCCGGCCCAGGCCGGCCCGCGGATCGGCCGTCGTGGGCTCCAGCGGCCGGGCGTCGAGCAGGCCCAGCACGTCGGCGAGCGCCGCGTTCACCCCCGACCCGGGAGCCCGGTCGGCGTTCGTGTGCGCGACGAACAGCCCGGCGCCGGCCCTGATCAGCCGGTGCACCAGCCGGCCCTTGAGGTCGTCGGCGGGCACGCCGTGCACGGGCGTGAGCAGCAGCGGATGGTGCGTGACCAGTAGATCGGCCCCGGTCCCGATCACCTCGTCGACCACGGCGGTGGTCGGGTCGACGGCGAACAGCACGCGGCCCACCGGCTCGTCCGGATCCCCGCAGACCAGGCCGACGGCGTCCCAGCTCTCGGCCAGCGCGGGGTCGTAGCGGGCGTCGAGCGCGGCGATCACCTCGCGCAGGGGCACTGGCACGGCTCCGGACTGTAGGTGCCCGCCGGTCCGGCGCCGGGAGGGGCGTCGGTGACAAGCTCTGGTCGTGACCGAGCTTGCGAGGTCACCGAGAAGCAGAGCAACCCCGGGCACGTGGCCGACGAGCGCCAGCGAGGAGGACACGTGAACGACCGCGGGCCCCGGCAGCGCGGCCTCCGGGCGCCCGCCTGGCTCGAGGAACTGGTCCGCACGACGCCTCCGCCGGTGCCCTGGCGCGACGTCGTCCGCTTCGCCGTCAGCGTGCCGGCGCCGCTGGCCGTCGCCGTGGCGGTCGAGGGCGGCGTCGCAGCCGGACCGACCCTCGCCGCCGGCGTCTTCGCGACCATGGGCTCGCTCGCCGGAAGCCTGGCCCCTCAGTCGGGCCCGCTGCGCGACCGCCTGCGGCGCACCGCCGCCGCCATCGGTTTCGGCGCCGTCGGCCTGCTCGTCGGCCAGTACGCCATCGGCGGCGGCTGGGAGCCGGTGGTCGTCATCGCCGCGATCTCCGCGGTGGCGGCGCTGATCAGCTCGGTGAACGCCGCGCTGTCCCTGGGCTCTCTGCAGCTCCTCGTCTACACCGCCCTCTCCTCCGGCCTGATCACGCAGCTGTCCCTGCCGGCGGAGGTCGGCTTCTTCTTCTGCGGAGCGGCCTGGGCCACGTCCACGACGCTCGTGCAGGCCCGCACCGAGGCCCTCGATCCCGACCGCGAGTCCGTGGCCGCCGTCTTCCGCAGCATCGCCGACCTGCTCGACGCCAGCGGCACCGAGCGGTCGGACGAGATCCGGCGGGGGCTCACCGCCTCGCTGAACGCCGCCTACGACCGCGTCATCCGCAGCCGCAGCCACTCCGCCGGGCGGATCAGGGAACTCTCCGAGCTCGCCGGCGTGCTCAACGCGGCCGCTCCCCTCGTCGAGGGTGCGGTCGCCGCTGCGCGGACCGGCGTCCCGGCCGATCCGCAGGACGTCACGGCCGTCCGCGCGCTGGCTGCGGCGCTCGAGGGGAACGCCGAGCTGACCGTGGAGCGGCCCCCGCCGCTCGAGGACGCACCGCCGGGCCGGCGCGCGGTGCGCCACGGGATCCGGCTGGTCTGGAACGTCGTCGGCGACCCCGAGGAGCGGGCCGGCGCCGCCGCCGAGCGCGCGGTGGTGCCCCTGCGGACCCGGCTGCGCGAGCTGTCCGACCGCACGCTCGCGAGCCCCGAGAGCCGCGGTTTCGCCGTCCGCCTGGCGCTGTGCATGACCGTCGCCGAGGTGGCCCGCCAGTACCTGCCGATCGAGCGCCCCTACTGGGTGCTGCTCACCGTGGCGATCGTCCTCAAGCCGGACTTCGGGTCGGTCTTCACCCGGGCGATCCAGCGCGGGGCGGGCACGCTGCTCGGCGTCCTCATCGGCTCGGCACTGCTGGCCGTCCTGCCGCGGAACGCCTGGGTGCTGGTCGCGATGGCCGGCTTCGCGGCGCTGCTTCCCTGGGCGCGGAACGCCAACTTCGGGCTCTTCAGCGTCTTCCAGACCCCGGTGATCATCCTGCTGCTGGAGCTCGCGCTGCCCGGTGGGCCCGGTCTGGTGGGTGCGCGGCTCACCGACACCCTCATCGGCTGCGCGATCGTGCTGGTCTTCGGCTACCTGCTCTGGCCGCAGACCTGGCGGGCACCGCTCGACGAGGCACTCCGCGCCGCCGCGCTCGCCCTCGACGCCTTCGTCGAGGCGGCGTTCACGGGCAGTCCGGCCGACCGGCGCCGCGCCCGCCGGCGCAACTACCGCGCGCTCACCGAGCTGCAGACCCAGCTCCAGCGCCGGCTCGCCGAGCCGCCGCCGATCAGCAACCGGGCCGCGGCCTGGTGGCCGGTCATCGTGCAGCTGGAGCGCACGTCGGACGCCGTCACCGCGGCCGTCATCGCCCAGCGGGAGGGCGAGCCCGCGCCCGACCTCGCCCAGGTGGCGGTGCTGCGCAAGGCGATCCGTCAGCTCGAGGAGGACGTGCGGGTCCACCGCGTCCCCGACGACGCCGAGATCCACGCCGACGGCGTGCTGGGCCCGGTGGCCCGCGAGGTGGACACCGCCCGGCGGCTGGTGCGCGAGAACGCCCCCGGACGGCGCGGCGGCGTCTGAGCCCCCGGTTGCGGCCCGCTGGATGCGGCCCTGGGATGAGCGGCGTGCCGTCCGACGTCCCGCCCCTGTCCCTGCCGAAGCCGACCGCTCCCCCGCCGCCGGGGTCCCGGACGGTGACCACCGACGACGGCGTCCCCCTGCACGTGGAGTTCGACGGCGCCGAGCGCGCGCCGGTCAGCGTCGTCTTCTCCCACGGGTTCACCGCGCGGCTGGCCGAGTGGCAGTTGCAGCGTGCCGCCCTCCGCGACCGGGCACGGTTGGTGCTCTGGGACCAGCGGGGGCACGGGCGCTCCGGGTGGACGCCGCTCACGAAGGCGACCATCGACCGCACCGGCCGGGATCTCGGGCAGGTGCTCGACGCCGCCGTGCCGGACGGCCCCGTCGTCCTGGCCGGGCACTCCATGGGCGGCATGAGCATCATGGCGCTGGCCCGGCAGCGACCCGAGCTGTTCGGCGACCGCGTCGTCGGGGTCTTCCTCCTCGCGACGTCGGCCGGCGGGCTGGTCGAGACCGGCCCGCTCGGGTTCGCGGTGAAGGGAATCCGCCGCCTCGGGTTGCTGCCGCTGTACCTGCGCCTCCTGCAACTCCTCGCGCCGCTGCTGGAGCGCTTCCGCCGACGCGGGACGGCAGTGGGCCGGCGGGCCATCCGCCGGCTCCTCTTCGGGCGGGACGACGCCGACCCGGCCAGCGTGCGACTGGTGCAGGAGATGCTCGAGGAGACACCCCTCCCCGTCACGATGGCCTTCTACGCGACCTTCCTCGACCACGACGAGACGGCGGCCCTCGAGGTCCTGCGCCGCGTGCCGGTGACCGTCGTCGCGGCCACCCACGACCGGCTCACCCCGGCACCGCACGGCCGCCGGATCGCGGAGACGATCGGCGGGAGCGCGGAGCTCGTCGTCGTCCCGGGCGCCGGACACAGCGTCAACCTCACCCGTACCCAGATCGTCGACGACGCGTTGAACGCCCTGATGGACCGCGTGGAGACCCGGCTGCGAAAGGCCGGTTGACCGGGCCACGCGCGGGGCAGTGCACTGTGGCGACCGCCACAGATCAGTTGTGCAGCAACTCAGCGACACGCTTGACTTCAGCGGCCACCCGACGACGTGACGGCCCCGGTCCGAGCACCGCGACCAGGGCGGCGAGGAGCAGAAGACGTGGACCGGATGAGCGCCCTCGATGCGAGCTTCTTCTACGCGGAGAGCGAGAACACCCCGATGCACGTGGGGTCGGTGGCCGTCTTCGACGGCCCCGCC from Blastococcus colisei harbors:
- a CDS encoding Nif3-like dinuclear metal center hexameric protein; amino-acid sequence: MPVPLREVIAALDARYDPALAESWDAVGLVCGDPDEPVGRVLFAVDPTTAVVDEVIGTGADLLVTHHPLLLTPVHGVPADDLKGRLVHRLIRAGAGLFVAHTNADRAPGSGVNAALADVLGLLDARPLEPTTADPRAGLGRVGELPEPMTLSAFAGHVAAALPTTVGGVRAAGDPDRVIRRVAVCGGSGGSLLAAAAAAGADVLLTSDLKHHPVSDAGEVDGPALCDVAHYASEWPWLPVAADRLSRDLAGQVEVAVSQLRTDPWTWRAGA
- a CDS encoding FUSC family protein; translation: MNDRGPRQRGLRAPAWLEELVRTTPPPVPWRDVVRFAVSVPAPLAVAVAVEGGVAAGPTLAAGVFATMGSLAGSLAPQSGPLRDRLRRTAAAIGFGAVGLLVGQYAIGGGWEPVVVIAAISAVAALISSVNAALSLGSLQLLVYTALSSGLITQLSLPAEVGFFFCGAAWATSTTLVQARTEALDPDRESVAAVFRSIADLLDASGTERSDEIRRGLTASLNAAYDRVIRSRSHSAGRIRELSELAGVLNAAAPLVEGAVAAARTGVPADPQDVTAVRALAAALEGNAELTVERPPPLEDAPPGRRAVRHGIRLVWNVVGDPEERAGAAAERAVVPLRTRLRELSDRTLASPESRGFAVRLALCMTVAEVARQYLPIERPYWVLLTVAIVLKPDFGSVFTRAIQRGAGTLLGVLIGSALLAVLPRNAWVLVAMAGFAALLPWARNANFGLFSVFQTPVIILLLELALPGGPGLVGARLTDTLIGCAIVLVFGYLLWPQTWRAPLDEALRAAALALDAFVEAAFTGSPADRRRARRRNYRALTELQTQLQRRLAEPPPISNRAAAWWPVIVQLERTSDAVTAAVIAQREGEPAPDLAQVAVLRKAIRQLEEDVRVHRVPDDAEIHADGVLGPVAREVDTARRLVRENAPGRRGGV
- a CDS encoding pyridoxamine 5'-phosphate oxidase family protein; this translates as MRESLHSAGVAELLWRTEDGPPGATGVVPLMLGGRPAVALPWVHAETARAAAGADTAALVLSDPRLTGSNWEPLAAVGRLTLLEDGDGSVFTESLLDQELRKHPPSRVLADSHMLRREHWWYLPRLILVLDVDRVAPVARREGPADAVLAVDDGGLQIATVRVADWSASPLELRGPVPDAEGPAVLIGQELSVPDVERWTVHTTTGRYAGDRLSDVRPAGNRDLEPVPGLFARVRRQRALERGCISALRAAGHA
- a CDS encoding carbon starvation CstA family protein, with the protein product MPAFVVAAVVGVLFFLGYRYYSSYLAKKVYALDPAYVTPAHQFNDGIDFVPTNKHVVFGHHFTSVAGAAPIVGPAIAVFWGWGPALTWIVLGTIFAAGVHDFGALAVSVRHKAKSIGTLAGEVINGRARMLFLAIIFFLLTLVNAVFAVVIGNLFVANPGAVIPIVVEIPLAMAIGQYIYKTRSSALIPSIVGVILLYALILVGNAFPISLDGLAEALGVEQTRNVWVVLLFVYTWVASRIPVWMLLQPRDYINSHQLFIALGIIGLGLIVGMNTIQAPVLNDVPEGSPSFFPFLFITVACGAVSGFHSLVSSGTTSKQLDKETDGRYVGYMGAVGEGSLATGAVLAATAGVAASQADWEALYPDFATASGGAVGNFVNGVAVFANNIGIPLDLATIFAAVVVISFAATTMDTGVRLQRYVVQEIGELIRVRVLARNLTVATTVAVVIPLAMALLPGGGEAGYTFGVLWQLFGTTNQLTAGLALAVIAVWVTRRGRNPVAVIIPLVFLMIVTTWALVLNLRNFIEADQWVLAPLDALIFVLAVWLIAEAALALRSAFRDRAAGVTTDGGEPDAVAKANPDVATSDRPLGGPSGSDRQ
- a CDS encoding alpha/beta fold hydrolase, giving the protein MPSDVPPLSLPKPTAPPPPGSRTVTTDDGVPLHVEFDGAERAPVSVVFSHGFTARLAEWQLQRAALRDRARLVLWDQRGHGRSGWTPLTKATIDRTGRDLGQVLDAAVPDGPVVLAGHSMGGMSIMALARQRPELFGDRVVGVFLLATSAGGLVETGPLGFAVKGIRRLGLLPLYLRLLQLLAPLLERFRRRGTAVGRRAIRRLLFGRDDADPASVRLVQEMLEETPLPVTMAFYATFLDHDETAALEVLRRVPVTVVAATHDRLTPAPHGRRIAETIGGSAELVVVPGAGHSVNLTRTQIVDDALNALMDRVETRLRKAG
- a CDS encoding sulfite exporter TauE/SafE family protein, with amino-acid sequence MPAVDLVIAAAVAFLAGVINSIAGGGSLILFPTLVALGLPTVAANVTNSVAQWPGYLGGVVGFRSEYAGQRGRLVRFGLVALLGGTAGSVLLLTTPSAAFDVVVPVLVLLASLLLAVQPIVTRRLKRDEDGGPRRDPVWVYVALFAATVYGGYFGGALGVILVGVLGIALHRLKLANALKSALSAITATVTLVVFGFFGDVHWDVVAVAAPASLVGGFLGARIATRIPTTPLRVFIVTFGVAVSVYLFLRI
- a CDS encoding bifunctional RNase H/acid phosphatase gives rise to the protein MSRRLVVEADGGSRGNPGPAGYGALVRDADTGRVLAERAAAVGRATNNVAEYGGLVAGLQAALDLDPTASVEVRMDSKLVVEQMSGRWKIKHPDMQQLALQARKLARQLADVRYTWVPRAQNGAADALANSAMDGRPVHRDPAAEPVVLEDDVQPAAEPAPVVTTVTHLLRHGQTEHTPERRFSGRNVLPLSRTGRAEAEAAADRAKGLGIEVVIASPLRRTRETAEIIAAELGLPVTVDEDLVELDFGDLEGLTFDEARARHPLAARRLLEDVTVSAPGGESVADVSARVARARRRILSEHSGRTVLVVSHVTPIKLMLAAALGAGDDVVHRVFLEAASLCSVAWSSDGRASVRLVNDTSHLR
- a CDS encoding DoxX family protein, giving the protein MRRPGGAMGLAALLGGSGVLHLVRPRTYEWLVPPELGDARRWVLVSGVAEIGTAALLSASVTRRTGGWAAAGLLLAFVPAHLHTFRVVPRKPLPLTVAAVRLPLQAPLVAAALRVARGG
- a CDS encoding zinc ribbon domain-containing protein — encoded protein: MKADHFEQQKLLDLAAEDIALTQLAHRQRNLPEVAAVAAAEEAERALSADVVRSETEVRDLGREVKRLESDVETVRARETKDQRLLDSGSVSPKEMTNLQHELESLKRRQSDLEDQELELMQRLEDAEATLRAAQQGLEQARADRERAEQLRDGALADIADGTARHEAARAEVAGVISAPLLSFYDRIRVQTGSTGAAMLRARACQGCRLELYGNELAAVRKADPHEVVRCENCGRILVRTAESGL